The sequence CCTGGCCTGCATGCCTGCTTCGTAGTGACCCTTGATGTTGCAGAAGAGGAGATAGGTGCCGGGCGCAAGCTTCACCTTCAGCCGCCCGTCGCCGCCAGGCTTCAGATCGGCCACTTCACCAAGGTTCTTCAGCTGTTTTTCATCGACGCGATGCCTGGCCGTGTTCAGGGGGATTTTTTCGTCGGCCGACCTCAGCTTCACGAGGATAATCTCGTGCCGCTCGCTCATGGCGTCATTATGCACCTGAAATACCGCGTCTCCGGCTTTGACCGTCTTCTGGTCGAGGGCAAGGGTCATGGACCCTCCGCCTTCACCGCCTTCCGTCACTTTTATGGTGGTGGCAGCAAAAGCAGGCGCTGATACCATCAGCAAAGCAGCGAGGGCGGTTGCGTGGCGGATCGGTAATGTCATGACGCTCCTCCAATGGACACTGGAGGATTAGGATTTCTAACTGACAGCAACCTGAACGAGTGAAATTAAACTGACATAAATGAAGCGATACATCCAAAATTATTTATATATATAAGATATTAAATAGTTTTTTTATTTTCATTCTCTTCGTATGCCTGCAGGGCCTGCACAAGAGTTGCCTGCTGTTCGTGGCGCTGGCTTGCGGCTGTCAGAAAATAAAGCGTCAGCGCCGGTGGCTTGATGGCCGTCATCAGGGCTCTAAGCTGGAAATCGTCGCCGTTTTCGGCCTTGCGCGCCAATTCGTGAATGGCTTCTTCCACCTCGCTCCTGCGCGGCACGCGCTGCGACGGCTTCACGGCCTCCAGCGCATAGGCTGCCGTATTCGCAGAAACGGAAAGAACCTGTGTCATCCAACCCCCGGCAATTTTCACTGACCCTTAAAATCTGGAGACTAACACCGGCGCCTTGTTGGAAGGCTAAATCGCGGGCGTGCAATTTAATCGTATTTTAATGGCCGAAAGCGCCGGGCAAAGGGGTTTCACCAACCGTTCCCATGGTCTAGAAATACGTCGGACTGCCCGGTCCGGCCATTTCCCCGGAGATACAATCCCCATGCTCAATATCGCTCTTGTCGCCACAGGCGGCGCAATCGGTTCCGTTTTCCGTTATCTGGTCGGCGTGTGGAGTGTGCGACTGGCGGGGCTGAATTTCCCCTGGGGGACGCTGGCGGTCAACGTGGTCGGGTCTTTCCTGATCGGTCTGCTGGTCGAGCTTGTGGCGCGTCGGCTGAACGCCTCGATGGAGATGCGCCTGTTTCTCGTCACCGGCGTACTCGGCGGGTTCACCACTTTTTCGTCCTTCTCTCTCGATGCGGTCTCGCTGTTCGAGCGTGGTACGCTTGGGCTTTCGGCCGTTTACGTGCTTGCAAGCCTTGTGGTTTCCATCGCCGCGGTTTTCGCCGGGCTGGCCTTGGGCCGCAGTTTGTTCTAAAGGCTTGGTCCAAACGGCGCGCCGGTCAATAGGGCGCGCGATCAGGACAGAAAGACTGGAAATTTCATGGCAGGTATCGAGCATATCAAGGTCGAGGCCGACGAGGCCGGTATGCGCCTCGATCGCTGGTTCAAGATTCACTATCCCGGGCTTGGTTTCGGGCAGCTGCAGAAGCTGCTGCGCTCCGGCCAGGTGCGCGTGGATGGCGGCCGGGTGAAGACGGATGCGCGGGTGCAGCCGGGACAGATGGTGCGTGTGCCGCCGGTCGATTCCGATATGAAGACCAAGACCGGCCCGATCGGCTCGAAGGACCTCAAGCATTCCGAAGATGGCGAGCTTCTGGCGCGCATGCTGCTGCATGAGGATGACAAGGTCTTCGTTTTCAACAAGCCGGCCGGCATTGCCGTGCAGGGCGGTTCGGGTGTCACCCGCCATATCGATGGGCTGCTGGAAGCCTGGACCAACCAGAAGGGCGAAAAGCCGCGTCTGGTGCACCGCCTCGACCGCGATACGTCGGGCGTGCTGGTGGTTGCCCGCACCCGGGGCGCGGCGCAGAAGCTGACGGCCGCCTTCCGCGAACGCGATACCAAGAAAACCTATTGGGCGCTGGTCAAGGGCGTGCCGCGCAAGCATCAGGACAAGATTTCCACCTGGCTCGTCAAGGAACAGACGATGGATGGCGATCGTATGCGCATCGCCAAGCATGGCGAGGAGGGGGCCGACCACGCCATTTCCTATTACCGCGTCATCGACACCGCCGCGCAGAACCTCGCCTGGCTGGAAATGGAGCCCTATACCGGCCGCACCCACCAGCTGCGCGTTCATGCGCTGCATATGGGCCATCCGATCATCGGCGATCCCAAATATTACATCGACGATCCGAACTGGGATTTTCCGGGTGGTATTCAGAAGCGCCTTCACCTGCATGCGCGTCATATCGACATACCGCACCCTTCCGGCGGCCGGCTTCGGGTCAGCGCACCCCTGCCGCCGCATATGGTGCAGACTTGGAACCTGCTCGGTCTCGACGTGGCCGATGGCGATAGGGAAGACTGAAAACGATGAAGCTGGTTCTTTTCGATTGCGACGGCACGCTCGTGGACAGCGCCGGCCTGATCCATGCCGTGATGTCCGAAACCTTTGCCGATTTTGGCAAGCCGCGGCCTGATCTCTCCGAGACCAAGGCGATCATCGGCCTGACGCTGGATATCGCTATCGCCCGCATGCTCGGTAAGACGCATGTGGATGAGGAGGCGCTGGCGATGACGCGGCGTTACAGGGAAGTTTATCATCCGCTGCGCGAGCGTCCTGAAATGACGACGCCACTCTTCGACGGTATCGCGCCGTTGATCGAAACGCTTTCGAAACGGGATGACGTGCTGATCGGCGCGGTGACCGGCAAGGGCCGGCGAGGGCTCACGCATATTCTCGAGACGCACGGCTTTGCCGATCACTTCATCGTCTCACGCACGGCGGATGACTGCCCCTCCAAGCCGCATCCGGCCATGGTGATGGAATGCTGCCATGAAACCGGCATGGTTCCGGCCGATACTGTCGTGATCGGCGATGCGATCTATGACATGCAGATGGCCAAGGCCGCAGGCGCGAAAGCCATCGGTGTCGCCTGGGGTTATGCCTCGGTTGACGATCTCTGGAAGGCGGGCGCCGATGCCGTCGTCAGCCACCCGCGCGAAATCCCGGCCTATGTGCCGGCCGATAATCTCCAGTGACCTTTTCTACCCGACTGATGAGGACGTGCCATGCGTGATCTCCTGAACGACCTTTCGGAGGGCCTGAGCCATCCCGACCCGATCCTGCGCGCGCAAATCCAGATGCAGAAGCCGTTACCGAAACGGTTCTACAAGGATGTCACCGTCGCCGAGGCGGAGGAGGGTGGCTTCACCATCCATCTTGATGGCAAGCCGCTGCGCACTCCGGCCAAGAAGCCGCTGATCGTGCCGACGCAGGCGCTTGCCAGCCTGCTTCGCGATGAATGGGACGCGCAGAAGGAAGTGGTGAACCCGGTGGTCATGCCGGTATCGCGGCATGTGAACACCGCAATCGACGGCGTCGCCACCGACACCCAGGCGGTTTTCGAGGATATCCTCCGTTTTTCCTCCTCCGATCTCCTGTGTTACCGCGCGGGCGATCCGGAAGCGCTGGTTGCGCGGCAGACGGACCATTGGGATCCGGTTCTGGACTGGGCGGCCAATGTGCTCGGCGCCCGTTTTATTCTTGTCGAAGGCGTCATGCATCGCGACCAGCCGCGTGAGGCAATCGCGGCCTTTGCGGTGACGCTGAGGAAATACGATACGCCGATTGCGCTCGCCGCACTGCATACCATGACGTCGCTGA comes from Rhizobium rhizogenes and encodes:
- a CDS encoding plastocyanin/azurin family copper-binding protein, with product MTLPIRHATALAALLMVSAPAFAATTIKVTEGGEGGGSMTLALDQKTVKAGDAVFQVHNDAMSERHEIILVKLRSADEKIPLNTARHRVDEKQLKNLGEVADLKPGGDGRLKVKLAPGTYLLFCNIKGHYEAGMQARLTVTK
- a CDS encoding HAD family hydrolase; this encodes MKLVLFDCDGTLVDSAGLIHAVMSETFADFGKPRPDLSETKAIIGLTLDIAIARMLGKTHVDEEALAMTRRYREVYHPLRERPEMTTPLFDGIAPLIETLSKRDDVLIGAVTGKGRRGLTHILETHGFADHFIVSRTADDCPSKPHPAMVMECCHETGMVPADTVVIGDAIYDMQMAKAAGAKAIGVAWGYASVDDLWKAGADAVVSHPREIPAYVPADNLQ
- a CDS encoding RluA family pseudouridine synthase is translated as MAGIEHIKVEADEAGMRLDRWFKIHYPGLGFGQLQKLLRSGQVRVDGGRVKTDARVQPGQMVRVPPVDSDMKTKTGPIGSKDLKHSEDGELLARMLLHEDDKVFVFNKPAGIAVQGGSGVTRHIDGLLEAWTNQKGEKPRLVHRLDRDTSGVLVVARTRGAAQKLTAAFRERDTKKTYWALVKGVPRKHQDKISTWLVKEQTMDGDRMRIAKHGEEGADHAISYYRVIDTAAQNLAWLEMEPYTGRTHQLRVHALHMGHPIIGDPKYYIDDPNWDFPGGIQKRLHLHARHIDIPHPSGGRLRVSAPLPPHMVQTWNLLGLDVADGDRED
- a CDS encoding ATP12 family chaperone protein gives rise to the protein MRDLLNDLSEGLSHPDPILRAQIQMQKPLPKRFYKDVTVAEAEEGGFTIHLDGKPLRTPAKKPLIVPTQALASLLRDEWDAQKEVVNPVVMPVSRHVNTAIDGVATDTQAVFEDILRFSSSDLLCYRAGDPEALVARQTDHWDPVLDWAANVLGARFILVEGVMHRDQPREAIAAFAVTLRKYDTPIALAALHTMTSLTGSAILALALAEGELTLEETWALAHLDEDWTAEQWGEDEEALERRAVRLIDMRAALNVLESLKSAS
- the crcB gene encoding fluoride efflux transporter CrcB produces the protein MLNIALVATGGAIGSVFRYLVGVWSVRLAGLNFPWGTLAVNVVGSFLIGLLVELVARRLNASMEMRLFLVTGVLGGFTTFSSFSLDAVSLFERGTLGLSAVYVLASLVVSIAAVFAGLALGRSLF